DNA from Azospirillum sp. TSH100:
GCGACATCGGCGTGGCCCTGCCATGCACGCCGTGAGGATTGCCGAAGATAAGCAGACTTATTATTTTTGGTAAACTGATAAGTAAGCTTATGATCTGCCGATGCCCTCTTCTATGGACCCTCGATCCGTAAATCCCTATTCGATGAGCCTGGGGGCTGTTCTGACCGATACGGCGCGCATGATGCGCGTCCGCTTCGACCAGCGCGCCCGCCATCTTGGTCTGACCCGCGCACAATGGTCGGTAATCGCCACGCTGGCCCGCAACGAGGGGATCAAGCAGGCGACGTTGGCCGATTTGCTGGAGATCGAACCGATCACGCTGTGCCGACAGATCGACCGCATGGAAGAAGGCGGATGGCTCGAACGTCGCACTGATCCGACCGATCGACGGGCCCGGTTGCCACACTTGACACCGAAGGCGCATGCGGTGCTTGAGCAGGGTCGGGCGCTTGCCTCCGACATCTATGCGGAGGCACTGGCCGGCCTTCCGCCGGATGCCGAAGCCAAGCTGGTCGAGATGTTGTCCCACATGCGCGCCAACCTGTCCGACCGTCGCGCCGATCCGTCCGGGACGATCACTGCCGAGAAGATCGCCGCCAAAGCCTGACGCACCCGTCTTTTCCTTCGGGATCCGACCGCAATGACCGCCGTGACCGACCGCGATACCGATACCCGCCCGGATGCTCAGAATCCGGCTGCCAAGCTTGTCCGAAGGACACGCTGGCGTCGTTGGCTGCTGATGGCCGCCCTGCCGCTGCTGGTGGCGGTCGGTGGTGGGTATGAGTATGTCATGGGCGGACGCTATGTCTCGACCGACAATGCCTACGTCCAGCAGGACAAGGTGACGATCAGCCCGGATGTCTCCGGCCGGATTGTCGAGGTGGCGGTACATGAGAACCAGCCGGTCCATCGCGGCGACCTCCTGTTCCGAATCGACGAGGAGCCCTACCGGTTGGCTTTGCAGCAGGCGGACGCGGCGTTGGCCTCAGCCCGCCTGAAGGTGGAGCAACTGCGCGCCGACCTGGGAGAGGCACAGGCCAAGCAGGCCGCCGCGGAAGAAAAGTCTCTTTCGAACAGCGCGAGTTCCAGCGCCAGCAGGACCTGCTGAAGACCGGCGTCGCCGCGCGTGCAACCTACGATTCGGTGCGGCACGACCTGATGGCGGCGCAGCAGGATCTGAACACGGAAAAGCAGGCGGTGATCAGCGCCCGCGCTGCCCTTGGTGGCGATCCCGACATTCCCACCGACCGACATCCGACGGTGCTGGAGGCACTGGCGAAGAAGGCGACCGCGCAGCGCGATCTCGACCACACCGTGGTGACGGCACCGGCCGACGGCGTGGTCAGCCAGACCGGCCGGCTTCAGGTCGGGCAATATGCCTCGGTCGGGCTGTCGGCGGTCAGTCTGGTGATGAGCGGGTCGAGCTGGGTCGAAGCCAACTTCAAGGAGACCGACCTGACCCATATGGCGGTCGGCCAGACCGCGACCGTGGTGCTGGATGCCTATTCCGGCCGCATCCTGACCGCCCATGTCGAGAGCATCGGCGCCGGCACCGGATCGGAATTCTCGATCCTGCCTGCGCAGAACGCCACCGGCAACTGGGTGAAGGTGGTGCAGCGCGTGCCGGTCCGCCTGCGCATCGACGGGACTGGTGGCGACGCCGTGCCGCTGCGCACCGGCCTGAGCGCCGAGGTGGAGGTCGACACCCATTACCGCCGCCCATTGCCGGGTGCCATCGGCAATGCGGTCGCGGCGATCCGGTAAGCCATCCCAATGGCCGCTCCCCAATCCCCCGGAGCCCCGCATGAGGTGAAGCATCGCAGCATG
Protein-coding regions in this window:
- a CDS encoding MarR family winged helix-turn-helix transcriptional regulator, producing the protein MMRVRFDQRARHLGLTRAQWSVIATLARNEGIKQATLADLLEIEPITLCRQIDRMEEGGWLERRTDPTDRRARLPHLTPKAHAVLEQGRALASDIYAEALAGLPPDAEAKLVEMLSHMRANLSDRRADPSGTITAEKIAAKA
- a CDS encoding biotin/lipoyl-binding protein — its product is MTAVTDRDTDTRPDAQNPAAKLVRRTRWRRWLLMAALPLLVAVGGGYEYVMGGRYVSTDNAYVQQDKVTISPDVSGRIVEVAVHENQPVHRGDLLFRIDEEPYRLALQQADAALASARLKVEQLRADLGEAQAKQAAAEEKSLSNSASSSASRTC
- a CDS encoding HlyD family secretion protein codes for the protein MRHDLMAAQQDLNTEKQAVISARAALGGDPDIPTDRHPTVLEALAKKATAQRDLDHTVVTAPADGVVSQTGRLQVGQYASVGLSAVSLVMSGSSWVEANFKETDLTHMAVGQTATVVLDAYSGRILTAHVESIGAGTGSEFSILPAQNATGNWVKVVQRVPVRLRIDGTGGDAVPLRTGLSAEVEVDTHYRRPLPGAIGNAVAAIR